CACTGCGCCGCGAGAATGTCCGTCATCCCCCCGATTGTTCCAACACGAACCTTTTCCGCGAGACCGTAATGATCGAGGCATGTCTTGCAGAGGATGAGATGGACCCCCTTTGATTCCAGGGAACGGAGAACGTCGAGGACCGGAGAGCCCTCCGCCGCAAGCTTGACGCCGTCGGTGAAGAACGAGATCGCGCCGGGGAGCATCTCGTTCGCGTCGAGGAGAGAGAGATACGTTCGGATGAGCTTCGCCTGAAGCTCGGGATCCCCCCTTCCCATCCCTTCGCTTGTGATCTGGATGAGAAGGGTGGGATCGATCGCGCG
This genomic interval from Candidatus Eisenbacteria bacterium contains the following:
- a CDS encoding DsrE family protein encodes the protein MPSRAIDPTLLIQITSEGMGRGDPELQAKLIRTYLSLLDANEMLPGAISFFTDGVKLAAEGSPVLDVLRSLESKGVHLILCKTCLDHYGLAEKVRVGTIGGMTDILAAQWKAGKVVNI